The DNA segment GTCATCTGCTGGCATTGGGCTTCCGTTATAAGTACCATCCCAGCCTTCTCCTTGTGAACTAATTTGTTTGATGAGTTTGCCATAACGGTCAAAGATATAGATCTCGGCTCCGCCTTGGCTTGATAAACCATAGATGTTCCAGTAATCATTATAACCATCACCATTTGGAGTGAAGAATCTCGGGTAGTCAATGATGCTTACATCACTTAGTGTCACAATATGTTGTGAACAAGCTCCAATATCTCTTATATGTACTTCATGTAATCCTGGGGCTACATCTATAAAGATGTTACTGTCTTGCCATGGTCCATAATCTAATTGATATTCATACGTACCATAACCTGTAGTGGTTACGGTAATGGTTTGATCATCACTAAAGGCATTACTCACTGCATAAGCAGTAAATGCTTGGCTTGCTGGTCCACTTTGTGTTACTGTTACAGGTTCAATAGGGTCGCTAATACAGCCTGTTGCGCTTATGGCTTCTACGGTGTAGCTTCCTACGGCCTCGGCGATATAAATGTTTTCTGTTGCTCCTGCTATAATTTCTCCGTTTAGGTACCATGTAAAGGTATGGGTGTCGTCTAGTCCGGTGTCCATTACTACGGGGTTAAGGACTTCGTTGGTGTCGTAGTCTACACAGATAACGCCTCCTTGAATAACGGGTTCTGGTATCGGCTCTACGTGTAGGTTTACGGTGGTGAGTTCATGACATCTACTAACGGTTGATATGTTGGTGACACGGATCCAGATGGTTTGGTCTTCTGGGGTGCTATTAACATAGGCCGTTGGGTTAGGTATCGGGTTTTCTTCGTTGATGGCTTCGGCTTCACTTTCGTAATAGGTGATACTGTAGTCAGTACTGCTTTGTCCGCCTAATACTTCGGGCTCCACTAGGGTTAGGTCAAATACGTGTTGACCGTTATTATCGCCATCGTAGTCGCACTCATCAAACACTATCGTGGTTGGGTTGGCTATGGCGGCTTCTTCTACGTAGAGCATCAATGGGGCTGTAGCAACACAGCCGGTATCATCGTTTTGTACCCATACTAAAATTTCTTGGGCGCCTTGTATGGCATTTTGATATAGGTTCGGTAAGAAGTCGTCTTCATCTGCATCGAGTGCGGCTTGGTCGAAGTAGAACCTGATGGTGTAATCGTCTGGGTCTACTGCATCACCTAGTATTGTCGTAATGTGATCGCTCAGTAGAAATTCATGGTAGCCATTGGTGTTTTGTTCACAGTAGGCAAATGGAGCGATGACACCGTTTTCTCCTAGTTCTGGTAATGGGTTTACGATGAGTTCTAACGGGAATACTCGGTAGCATACTTCGTCATTAGGGTTACCTGTGTTAGCCGCTACGCGTACCCAAATGGTGGCTGTTCCGCTTAAGTAGTTTGTAGGGTCTGGTATTGGGGTTACCCCTAGTTCCGCTTCTTCTTGGCTTTCATAGTAGCTAATTAGCGTGTTGTTGTCGTTATTCCTTATGTCTTGTTCGGCATCAGTTAGATTGAACATTACACCATCGGGTGCGTTGTTGTCATCACACATAACCAGTGGGTCTGGGTTTTCATTGGGTGTTGGTAACGGTAGCACTTTTATGGTTAGTGTGGTATAGCTTTTACAGCCTTGTGAGCTGGTTACTAATACATAGAGTGTTTGCGCATTATCCGTATTTGTATAGGCGGTAGCGTCGGGTACAGGAGTGCCTGCTTCTCGATCAGCTTCGCTTTCAAAGTACTCTACGGTATAGTCGAGTCCTACTCCAAATGGCCCTAGGATTTCATTGTCTTTTACGGTTAGGTCGAAGACTCTTATCCCATCATTTATTTGATCATCGTCTGAGAGTATTACGTCACATAGTGAGAGTATACTTGGCGTGGTTATCAATAGGGGTTGGTTAAGGAACAACTGGAAGCTGGTGATACCAAAGCAGCCGGTGGTGTTGTCTTCTACGCGTACCCAGATGGTTTGTTCATGATTGCCAGTGTATTCATTTGGTGTAATGATTATTGGGAATCCTTCTCGAGCAAAGGCTTCACTGGTGTGGTAGGTGATATCTAAGTCGCTATCTGGAAGGGCATCGTTGATGACTTGATTTTGTTGGGTTAAGTTAAACTTCGCTACTCCGTCTTGCCCGTTTTGATTTTGAGCGTCGTCACATTTGGTGATGTCTTCTAAGTCGGGTACTTGTGGTGAACCTACTACGGTTAGGCTAATTTCATAGACTTCTGAGTTGATACAGCCTGTTAGGGTGTTTTCTACGCGTACATAGATGTGGTCTAGGTAGGCTACTGCTGTTTGATAGTTGGTGATGTTCTGAATGGCGTTCAGGTTGTTTTGGGCGTCTAGGGCGGTTTCATGGAAGGTTACCGCTAGGTTTTGACCGCCATTTATCATCGCGTCTAATAGGGTGCTTAGGTCAAAGATGGCAATACCATTATCGTCTTCGTCACAGGTGGTGAGTAGTGAGTCGTCAATATTGTTGAGGTATAGTACGGGTAGGGGTTCTACGCGTACGTCTAGTAGTACGATGCGGTAACAACCGGTTGCTGCTGTGGTGACACGGACAAATAGGGTTTCTACGGCGCCGTTGTTTTGGTAGGCGGTGGTGTTTAACTCGGGGTTGTCGCCTAGCTCTGCCTCAGCGTAGCTGTGGTGGAAGGTGATGATCATACCGTTTTGGTCGTCTACGATGAATTCGTATTGGCTGGTAAGGTCAAATTCTTCTATTTCATCCCCGGGGTTGTTGACATCGCATAGGCTGTATGGGGCGGGGTTGTTGACTACGGGTAGTGGGTGGACGATGAGCTCTAGTGGTACGATGTCGTAACAGCCGGTTGTGGTGTTGGTGACGCGTACGTATAGTGTTGTTGTCCCACTGTTGTAGTTGGATGGGGTACTGATGGGGTTTTGTCCTAGCTCGGCTGCTGCCATAGTTTGGTAGTAGCCTACGCTGTATTGGGCTGGGTCCATTCCATCGAGTATTTCTTCGTCTTTGGTGCTTAGATCGAAGATGGTAACTCCATCGGTGTCGTCTAGTCCTGCATCACATAATGCGTAGTCGGTTGGGATGGCGGCATCTGGGATTGGGTGGACGATAAGGTCGAGTGTTACGATGTCGAAACATTCGGTTTGGGTTGATTGTACACGGATGTGTAGGGTTTGAACACCGCTAAAGGTTAGGTCTTGTAGGTTTTCGTAGTTTCCTGTGTTGGGAATTATGTTAGCAAAGTAGAAGGCATCTGCGTCGGTTTCATGGATGGTTACACTTACATCGCCGAGTAGGGTACTGATGTTTTGTAGTACGGGGTCGAGGTTGAAGTAGGCGTGTTGATCGTTGTTGATGTCGCATTCTTCTAGCGGTGCTGGTGCTGGTGCTATTGGTGCTGGTATGACTTCTAATGCTACGGGGATTACAATTGAGCATCCTGTAAGGTCTTCTACTACGTGGGCGTAGATGGTGCTTGTGGGTGCTGTGAAGGGTGATAGGATATAATCGGTACCGGCGGCTTCTGCGGCGGCTTGGGTTTCGTAATAGCTTATGGTGTAGCCTGAGGCGCCAAGGGTGATTTCGGCATCCATGGTGATGGTGTCAAATTCGCCTTCGCCGGGTACTTCTTCACAGGCGTAAAATGTACCTAGGGCTGGGTTGGTCGCTGGTAATGGGTTGACGATGATATCGAAACTGCTTACGCTACGGCAGCCGAAGCTACTGATCGCGGCGGCCCAGATGGTTTCTGGGGTGCC comes from the Flavobacterium arcticum genome and includes:
- a CDS encoding T9SS type B sorting domain-containing protein gives rise to the protein MNNKKYLVLILLVFSTVATFAQSNTAPEMDPFCAGGSTLTFDNTTNSPPADPDSAADSYGCLGSEPNPAWFYMQIGESGDLEFTLSQTSNTGNGIDVDFILWGPFGGPPPIYGPSNLNDGTTVDCSYSGSATESVSIPDAITGQYYVILITNFSNQPGQINLTQTNTGDAGAGSTNCDIVCPLSLGDGFELCPGNTAAITATIEDATSYEWFQDGAPLAGETGQSLVVSEPGTYSVIVNKPGCVADATASVTITAPDPILINDPEDIVICAVGTPPYTFDLSQNNDYILNGLDPALYDITFHNSAEEASEGIGQIFPASNVENYQSNGGETMYVRVLDVNADCGTYREFQLIGNPAPTPGTPGDLQICDSDDSGDEEFDLTIQDTDVFAGQDPTIYTVTYHETLENAEDNVGEVTDPENYLAVVGTTVIYTRLTNNDNEDCYGVTSFELEVSPNPVVEVPEDQFVCSEPGYTLPAIIESGNYYTEPNGAGTQLNEGDLITTTQTIYVYAESGTSPNNCTAEESFTITVYQKPVIDTPADLSSCESYILPVLSEGNYYTDVAGTGTMLNAGDEITVTQDIYIYADSGVAPVSCVTEHMFNVQIDTRPTLLPATPLEQCDDNFDGLAVFDLTPAGDEVINGQTGLTVTYHETEEGADFGTNVITDPTNHSIITGFIWIRVEETGTTSNCYSVEEVNIIVHERPTVPTISDYAQCDYNNPEGVETFDLTTRDSEVTFNDPDVTAVYYTSQADALAGTNPIPNPTTYANTGTPETIWAAAISSFGCRSVSSFDIIVNPLPATNPALGTFYACEEVPGEGEFDTITMDAEITLGASGYTISYYETQAAAEAAGTDYILSPFTAPTSTIYAHVVEDLTGCSIVIPVALEVIPAPIAPAPAPLEECDINNDQHAYFNLDPVLQNISTLLGDVSVTIHETDADAFYFANIIPNTGNYENLQDLTFSGVQTLHIRVQSTQTECFDIVTLDLIVHPIPDAAIPTDYALCDAGLDDTDGVTIFDLSTKDEEILDGMDPAQYSVGYYQTMAAAELGQNPISTPSNYNSGTTTLYVRVTNTTTGCYDIVPLELIVHPLPVVNNPAPYSLCDVNNPGDEIEEFDLTSQYEFIVDDQNGMIITFHHSYAEAELGDNPELNTTAYQNNGAVETLFVRVTTAATGCYRIVLLDVRVEPLPVLYLNNIDDSLLTTCDEDDNGIAIFDLSTLLDAMINGGQNLAVTFHETALDAQNNLNAIQNITNYQTAVAYLDHIYVRVENTLTGCINSEVYEISLTVVGSPQVPDLEDITKCDDAQNQNGQDGVAKFNLTQQNQVINDALPDSDLDITYHTSEAFAREGFPIIITPNEYTGNHEQTIWVRVEDNTTGCFGITSFQLFLNQPLLITTPSILSLCDVILSDDDQINDGIRVFDLTVKDNEILGPFGVGLDYTVEYFESEADREAGTPVPDATAYTNTDNAQTLYVLVTSSQGCKSYTTLTIKVLPLPTPNENPDPLVMCDDNNAPDGVMFNLTDAEQDIRNNDNNTLISYYESQEEAELGVTPIPDPTNYLSGTATIWVRVAANTGNPNDEVCYRVFPLELIVNPLPELGENGVIAPFAYCEQNTNGYHEFLLSDHITTILGDAVDPDDYTIRFYFDQAALDADEDDFLPNLYQNAIQGAQEILVWVQNDDTGCVATAPLMLYVEEAAIANPTTIVFDECDYDGDNNGQHVFDLTLVEPEVLGGQSSTDYSITYYESEAEAINEENPIPNPTAYVNSTPEDQTIWIRVTNISTVSRCHELTTVNLHVEPIPEPVIQGGVICVDYDTNEVLNPVVMDTGLDDTHTFTWYLNGEIIAGATENIYIAEAVGSYTVEAISATGCISDPIEPVTVTQSGPASQAFTAYAVSNAFSDDQTITVTTTGYGTYEYQLDYGPWQDSNIFIDVAPGLHEVHIRDIGACSQHIVTLSDVSIIDYPRFFTPNGDGYNDYWNIYGLSSQGGAEIYIFDRYGKLIKQISSQGEGWDGTYNGSPMPADDYWFTVTFGETIITYKPLRDADGNIVINPDTEEPEMVEVPEFVTREFKAHFAMKR